From the genome of Anopheles funestus chromosome 2RL, idAnoFuneDA-416_04, whole genome shotgun sequence:
cccaacgttaaccaagggtctccttctgctgctttttgggccacacttattcggcatcagagcggtcaaggcattcgtgatacgtgatgccttgctgcggaccttctccaaatgccgaccgtggtgctgtttgcggcatagctcgacccccaggtacttgagcgattccgtggatacgacCGTGTGTcaccccgcacgtagttgacctacctgctggttgtgatgagtgcagaagatcatgtagccggtcttttgatgggccagcttcaatcccactccatccatccaacgctcgatcatctccaggttcctcgtagcaaggttgctgatttcctgcgggtccctccctataagggtgaaagccacatcatcagcaaaccctataatgtcggcacgctttccgaacagctccaaacgaagaaggtcatcgtacataacattccacagtgttggccctagaaccgaaccctgcgggacacctgccgatactggtaacgagaccattccttcatccgtttcgtactGGAGCGTGTTATGCGTGAAGTAGTTACGCAGCATCtcctggaggtacggtggggtgttccttcgctgcagagctgctccgatcgctgtccagttggccgtgttgaaggcgttcttcacgtcgattgtcaccatcgcacacagtcgatcgcccctgcgcttcttgtcgagcgaaagccttccgttggcaatcaccctgttgatggcatccatggttgagcgtcctttcctgaatccgtattgggcatcagcgagaccgcccgtaGCATCCAGATGttccgtaagtctgcgctgtatgagtcgctccaacacttttcccagaacactcagcaagcagattggccggtacgacgatgattctccgggtggtttcccggccttcgagaacagcagtagccgttgcctcttccattcgacggggaagtggccggaattgatgaaatgctggaacgttctcatgaagacgcgtggaaacgccgtcatcgccgcaatcaaggccactttcggaatgttgtcgtctcctggggcacgctggggattgagtgattttgcaatgctcaccagctcaccctcggtaacggcatcccgtgccgtgtcctcgtccgtcaatcctgttgctgtgggccattccatgagcggttgcaccggaaaaagttcgtcaacgatgtgctgcagcttggctggatcccgttccatcggtactcgggctccttgccacatctgcctccggattttgtagcctggcccgaatccgtgaggccccagctgttccggaagttgatcgccctgctccttcttgctccgcttgaccgcttgctccagtgctgctctcgctgctgtgtacgccggacgccgatcctgtcgctgctcttccgttcgggctcgcctgagtcttctccgcatcccgatgtaagtgcgacgtaactgggaaatctcgttattccaccagcacaccgatcgtcgtcctccccgtgctgctggcaatctcggcatcgtcgcgtcgcaggcagttgacattgcctgagtcaactcgtccgccagctcaagtgatgccatagcatccatcaccactatgaactcgttctccatctttgtgtctgcgttccattccccacgctcctgaccaggcgttgacgtccccgccgatcacggtgtcccgattccgcggaatcaccgacgcaatttcggtccatttgcgtcgataatcctccactgacaaatcggaccccacaggaggtagatacacggagcagaaaccgataccacgcatttcgacTACGACGAAGCaatcccgccgattctcgattatgcgttgTTCCATATAAGTCCTTGGTGTATGTATTGACTCATTCTTGACTTTTGCGGACTAAGCTGATTTCCTTATCAACAAATTTGGTGAATCTTTAGAACAACTAGCCTTCATAATTCGCGatcctttttgtttgaattcacAATTTTACAGCTGGGTCCGTTCGCCTTTAGAATACGCGTGTATAGTCTGGACTCCGTATACCCTGCgtacaaccaacaacaaaatcgatgGTCATTTACGTTCATATAATTTGATTGATTCTGTTATTGTTGTAGAGGCTGGTACCAGATACATTGTTGAGGATATATTGAAACTATAATAGAAAGAATCATATTTCAAGGAtttttgaagatgaaaataCCTCGATTGTAAGAAAATCTCTTGTTTGTACTAATCATTAATCACCTCAATTACTGAATATTAATGCCATGATagtgaaatttgaaataaaagtgTCAGAACGATCATTCAGAACGATTGCGGAGTTGTCTTGAAGTGTTTCATCCTCCTTTAGCAGGTTTTGCCCAGGTTGCCATTATTTGCTTTATCTGTTTTTACGAAGAGATTTCTAGACCACATGCCATGGTGTTTGCTCAACCATTTGCGTCAGTACTTGTTTTTCGGATAAtctacttgttttttttttgtattgtttgttcatttcatAATAGCGAAGTGTACCAACTCTTTCGTTTTTGGAGCCTCCTGACCGAAGGAATTCCAATGGTTGTCTATCTTCCATATAAGTCCTTGGTGTATTTATTGACTCATTCTTGACCTTTGCGGACTAAGCTGATTTCCTTATCAACAAATTTGGTGAATCTTTAGAACAACTAGCCTTCATAATTCgtgatcttttttgtttgaaatcacAATTTTACAGCTGGGTCCGTTCGCCTTTAGAATACGCGTGTATAGTCTGGACTCCGTATACCCTGCgtacaaccaacaacaaaatcgatgGTCATTTACGTTCatataattttattgattCTGTTATTGTTGTAGAGGCTGTTACCAGATACATTGTTGAGGATATATTGAAACTATAATAGAAAGAATCATATTTCAAGGAtttttgaagatgaaaataCCTCGATTGTAAGAAAATCTCTTGTTTGTACTAATCATTAATCACCTCAATTACTGAATATTAATGCCATGATagtgaaatttgaaataaaagtgTCAGAACGATCATTCAGAACGATTGCGGAGTTGTCTTGAAGTGTTTCATCCTCCTTTAGCAGGTTTTGCCCAGGTTGCCATTATTTGCTTTATCTGTTTTTACGAAGAGATTTCTAGACCACATGCCATGGTGTTTGCTCAACCATTTGCGTCAGTACTTGTTTTTCGGATAAtctacttgtttttttttgtattgtttgttcatttcatAATAGCGAAGTGTACCAACTCTTTCGTTTTTGGAGCCTCCTGACCGAAGGAATTCCAATGGTTGTCTATCTTCCATATAAGTCCTTGGTGTATTTATTGACTCATTCTTGACCTTTGCGGACTAAGCTGATTTCCTTATCAACAAATTTGGTGAATCTTTAGAACAACTAGCCTTCATAATTCgtgatcttttttgtttgaaatcacAATTTTACAGCTGGGTCCGTTCGCCTTTAGAATACGCGTGTATAGTCTGGACTCCGTATACCCTGCgtacaaccaacaacaaaatcgatgGTCATTTACGTTCATATAATTTGATTGATTCTGTTATTGTTGTAGAGGCTGGTACCAGATACACTGGTACTATATAATTACGTATTATGTAATATTATACGAGTACTATAAATTGTTATAGCAACGCAGATGGCAACACGGCCAGAATAACGATAGGCTACGAGCTCAACGCGACGGTTGAGCTCGACCCTTTTTCCTCGTTAGCTCTTGTGCGAACACGTTGTTCATATTATCAAAGTTtaaattgttagtttttttggttAGGTTTAGTTTAGGTTAGATGTAGAATAAGTTTagtgtttaataaatataattatatattaaaactataataaaaaggataatatttcaaggatttttgaaaatgaaaatacatCGATTGTAAGAAAATCTCTTGTTTGTACTAATCATTAATCACCTCAATTACTGATTATTAATGCTATGATagtgaaatttgaaataaaaatgtgagAAGCATTAATCAGAACGATTGCGGAGTTGTCTTGAAGTGTTTCATCTTCCGATAGCAGGTTTAGCGCAGGTTGCCATTATTTGCTTTATCTGTTTTTACGAAGAGATTTCTAGACCACATGCCATGGTGTTTGCTCAACCATTTGCGTCAGTACTTGTTTTTCGGATTTGTGATaatctacttttttttgtttgttcatttcatGATACGTAACCCAATTTTTCATTGCCGATAACAGTTTTATCTGAAAAACTGTTTGGTTCCGTCCTCTGCTATGAAAAGTAATTGCAACTTATCTTTTCTTTCCTAATATAAAAAGATTCGTTACTACCAATACttacaaattttgctacaattttCTAACGCTGGATAGAGTCTGTTCGCGATCAATCCCCacgttgtgctttttttcctctttcggaacggtgaaaattaatgttgagcgcggtttctcgcttgaccgttcggcgtacgtcttttattacaagtgcagtgattttCGCAATAGTTCTTGGCCCTAGACGGTCCTTGCACTAACACCACTAAACTATGTAACGGTAAcgctaccccggtgaaaaTATCAACGCGAAAAATAATGCGTTGACTGTCAAAACAGTGTTGCGCGTGCAAAGCGTAAACAGAGTCGTAATGAAAGAAAAGCTCGGGAATAAATAAGTATCTGATATTGGTACAACATAAATCATATCTCCTATCCAGCGATCTGACCAGCGAACACTACTACAAAGTTTTCAAGCAGATAAGATAACCCAAGAAGCCGTGAGCAATGGCTTTAAGCAATCCAAGATTCCTCCAAACTCTACTAACTATGGAATTGATTTTGAGAAGGATTTTTGTCCAACATCCAATTCCCAAGTCTTGGATAAACGTGATCGGATAATCTGGTCGccgagaaaatgaagaaagaagaagattaAGTTTCAGAGCAGCTACAGGAATAACACAACACTTATCGGGACAAAGGGTAAGGAAAATAGTGCGCACCAAATGGAAGAATATGACAAGGAGAAATGGATAAATAGAAGCGGAAACGAGAGCTCTTCCAATTCTCGTGCAGGTTCAGGAGCCGTTGTTTCGGAACTGACTTCGGAGCCGTTTAGCAGGAATCGGCTCCGAAGCCGTGCTTGCACTCCGGAACGCACATTAACTCTAAAGAACTACGCTCACATCCCGATGCAAAAATGTTGTAATTTGCCGTACTGGATTATTTGTTGCCGCATCTGTTGGTCGTTTATGTTTCTCGTCGAATCTTTTATTGATAGTAAAATTTTAGACCTTTCAAATCATTATCATTCGTCTGAAACGTTGGAAAAGTATGTATGTAAAATATGCAAGCAAAAGTCTTCTCCAAaggtttaatttatgttttatatatattttattcagcATGTTTATTTTCAGCGACCAAAAGCACAAACGTACCCACCAGCCCGTGTATTATCACACGTAACATCGTTCCACTTGCTTACTCCTCCGCTTCCCATCACTAAACAATTTTCAGTACCGCCGTTGTTGGAAGGTTCTCCTGGGCCAAAGTTAAGGTACGTGGCTTTTTTGTTCAAGCCAATCCATATGAAATTACCTTCCGCGCCAAGATCTGTGGCCCCAATGATCCATTCTTTGGTAAAATCTCCTACAGCCCTGATGGCAGCCTCAACTCGCGCATTTTCTTCGGCCGACTCAATAGAGGCTAAATGTCCACCACTAATGCGACATTGTTGCCAGGCTTGGAAGAAGCTGAGGGAGCGTTTGTATGCCACATAGGTTTTGGCACCTGTACGAATGATAGTTTCAGCGTGTATGAAGGTTTTGAAATATCATTTACAATTGGTAGCTAACTCACGCATTTTACGTATACTAAC
Proteins encoded in this window:
- the LOC125766162 gene encoding pulmonary surfactant-associated protein D-like isoform X1, translating into MAFKSLCLVLCVMLFTMEAHGAKTYVAYKRSLSFFQAWQQCRISGGHLASIESAEENARVEAAIRAVGDFTKEWIIGATDLGAEGNFIWIGLNKKATYLNFGPGEPSNNGGTENCLVMGSGGVSKWNDVTCDNTRAGGYVCAFGR